Proteins encoded in a region of the Magallana gigas chromosome 8, xbMagGiga1.1, whole genome shotgun sequence genome:
- the LOC105324516 gene encoding phospholysine phosphohistidine inorganic pyrophosphate phosphatase: MASWNNNRKIKGVLLDISGVLFESGAGVPIDGSVEAVKRLQSAGLPVRFCTNETTMTRNMLTEKLHRLGFSMKDEEIFPPIPAVCKVLQKRNLRPHLLVHPTAALDFEGIDTLNPNCVVLGDATAEFTYHNLNKAFQALMSMEKPILFSLGMGRYYKEEEELVLDVGPFAKALEFAADVKAEIVGKPSETFFSSVLEDMGVSPENAVMVGDDIVSDVGGAQACGMLGIQVRTGKFRPQDESHPKVKPDSFADNLLAAVDLILQASK; the protein is encoded by the exons ATGGCTTCATGGaacaataatagaaaaattaaggGAGTCTTGTTGGACATCAGTGGTGTTCTCTTTGAGAGTGGTGCAGGAGTTCCCATTGATGGCTCTGTGGAGGCTGTGAAAAG ACTGCAGTCTGCGGGCTTACCAGTGAGGTTCTGTACAAATGAAACCACCATGACAAGAAACATGTTGACAGAAAAATTACACAGACTGGGATTCTCCATGAAGGATGAGGAGATATTCCCTCCCATCCCCGCCGTCTGTAAAGTTCTACAGAAAAGGAATCTTAGACCTCATCTCCTTGTCCATCCAA CGGCTGCCCTAGATTTTGAGGGTATTGATACCTTGAACCCTAACTGTGTGGTCCTAGGGGATGCCACAGCAGAATTCACCTACCACAATCTTAACAAGGCATTTCAAGCTCTGATGTCAATGGAAAAACCTATCTTGTTCTCTTTGGGAATGGG GAGGTATTACAAAGAAGAGGAAGAACTAGTCTTAGATGTTGGACCATTTGCTAAGGCTTTAGAG tTTGCCGCAGACGTTAAGGCAGAAATTGTGGGAAAACCATCTGAGACATTCTTTAGTTCTGTACTTGAAGATATGGGAGTTAGTCCTGAAAAT GCAGTGATGGTCGGGGATGATATCGTCAGCGACGTCGGAGGAGCACAGGCCTGTGGCATGCTGGGAATTCAAGTCCGCACAGGAAAATTTAG ACCTCAGGATGAGAGCCACCCCAAAGTAAAACCAGACTCCTTTGCTGATAATCTCCTGGCTGCAGTGGATCTCATCTTACAAGCTTCCAAATAA
- the LOC105325646 gene encoding protein PBDC1, translating to MANLADFNAKELAAVGSQLTNDPSKYVNDENVELQWAMKSYHHAETYFNLISSVDPTALKLTKMDDEIYEEFRKDFPDLKIDVIKEDELKSAEAKEKWRPLINRFEKTIEDFNFGTLLRIDCTKDYSEENSILVVRAQFLAIEVARNREGYNSPLRFKKKENSEQT from the exons ATGGCAAACTTGGCAGATTTT AACGCTAAAGAGTTGGCTGCTGTGGGATCACAATTGACCAATGACCCTTCCAAATATGTCAACGAT GAAAATGTGGAATTACAATGGGCCATGAAGTCATACCATCATGCCGAGACTTATTTTAAT TTGATAAGTTCTGTTGACCCAACTGCATTGAAGCTGACAAAAATGGATGATGAGATTTATGAAGAGTTTAGGAAAGATTTTCCTGACTTAAAAATCGATGTCATTAAAGAAGATGAACTTAAAAGTGCTGAGGCAAAAGAG aaaTGGCGCCCTTTAATCAACAGATTTGAAAAGACAATTGaagattttaattttggtaCACTACTACGCATAGACTGTACCAAGGATTACTCTGAAGAAAATAGTATTCTTG TTGTAAGAGCCCAGTTCCTAGCCATAGAGGTTGCCAGAAACCGTGAAGGATACAACTCACCACTACGgtttaagaagaaagaaaaCTCGGAGCAGACGTAG
- the LOC105325648 gene encoding high mobility group protein 20A, which produces MTMEQDMMTMACTVENAGDGCITDPINTLSPLGETDKGDVMQTSQTAYLITDSNGLVLLETQRGNMFLSVSNEMNNLNYTGISTSPELQGRQLLTTTAAGSLLTGVQQEGMVDPQGVGVLLGVQTDVGEALDTEDISDTTTEQLLNNADSTCISVSPSEKESQKVPEQKKRGGWPKGKRRKNVPNVNAPKAPLTGYVMYAIERRQEIKASNPELSFPEVTKILGNEWSTLDSQKKQKYLLAAEEDKKRYMEQLKTFQQSEAYQSVMKKKKGKGFLTGTEIHVDETFPYSLDEDEGSMNELYCRVCDQYFSSLHNKKEHMFGRQHLQNITGEIQKDMQLQAEQESQDLVESSLVSSHLGNESSQSGDGICDSQHDITEKTSPVDVQGFIHGFLQENLDREFEIKQIRRHFKLIQEENTFLIKQITELKHYQNKLEDELSQYKEINTNVNSQIDNLKMVNTLFGVINFEV; this is translated from the exons atgacaatGGAACAAGACATGATGACAATGGCTTGTACTGTAGAAAATGCAGGCGATGGATGCATTACTGATCCTATTAACACACTAAGTCCTCTTGGAGAGACAGACAAAGGAGACGTGATGCAAACTTCACAGACTGCTTACCTCATCACCGACAGCAATGGCCTTGTTCTTCTGGAAACACAGAGAGG caATATGTTCCTATCTGTTTCAAATGAAATGAACAATTTGAACTATACTGGGATATCAACAAGCCCCGAGTTACAGGGAAGACAACTGCTTACTACAACAGCTGCAG GGTCCTTGTTGACGGGGGTGCAGCAGGAAGGGATGGTGGATCCACAAGGAGTGGGTGTGTTACTTGGGGTACAGACCGATGTGGGAGAGGCACTGGACACTGAAGACATCTCTGATACCACCACAGAACAACTACTGAATAATGcagatagtacatgtatctcgGTGTCTCCATCCGAAAAGGAGTCACAGAAG GTTCCAGAGCAGAAGAAAAGAGGAGGATGGCCGAAAGGAAAAAGACGTAAAAATGTCCCCAATGTGAATGCACCCAAAGCCCCACTAACTGG ATATGTAATGTATGCCATAGAGAGAAGACAGGAAATAAAAGCCAGTAATCCTGAACTGTCATTTCCAGAAGTCACTAAAATTCTTGGTAATGAGTGGTCTACGTTAGACAGTCAAAAGAAACAg aAATATCTGCTGGCAGCAGAAGAAGATAAGAAGCGTTACATGGAACAATTAAAAACTTTTCAACAATCTGAGGCTTACCAAAGCgtgatgaagaaaaaaaaaggaaaggggTTTCTTACTG GTACAGAAATACATGTGGATGAAACTTTTCCTTACTCACTGGATGAAGATGAG GGTAGTATGAATGAACTATACTGCCGTGTTTGTGACCAATACTTCAGTTCCCTTCACAACAAAAAGGAACACATGTTTGGAAGACAACATTTACAGAACATCACAGGGGAAATTCAGAAGGACATGCAGTTACAAGCCGAGCAGGAATCTCAGGATCTTGTCGAGTCGTCACTAGTCTCAAGTCACCTTGGCAACGAGAGCAGCCAATCAGGGGATGGTATCTGTGACTCGCAGCATGACATCACAGAGAAAACCTCACCTGTTGATGTTCAAGGATTTATCCATGGGTTTTTACAAGAAAATTTAG ATAGAGagtttgaaattaaacaaatacgAAGACATTTTAAACTGATCCAAGAAGAAAACACCTTTCTAATCAAACAGATTACTGAATTAAAG CATTACCAAAACAAGCTAGAAGATGAGCTTTCACagtacaaagaaataaataccAATGTAAATAGTCAAATTGACAACTTAAAGATGGTAAATACATTGTTTGGAGTTATAAATTTTGAGGTTTAG
- the LOC105325372 gene encoding programmed cell death protein 4 has protein sequence MAVQAQFQNGEVEAMQMNGVIVEDIELDEEVDNSQQVVATARKVKRIHRSSSGSESSNSNHAVEKNLSGPLQVRKNSRKSRDGKGRGLPKKGGAGGKGTWGAPGDELFEDGHCRDVKDPNYDSESEDEYVVDVIKPKIGLEEFTQIFEPVLLEYYDTGNTEEVVRTINELDVNAKVSQILEIAISKALDHKAAHREMTSVLISDLYGKILSSQDVMSGFDAILDNLAELTIDTPEAPSVIGQFIARAIADDCIAPKYVMKFKGTVDDEHKQAALDKAELLLSRKHGIVRLDNIWGTGGGIRPVKYLVKQMVLLLKEFLSSGDVAEATRCLQELEVPHFHHELVYEATVMVLEDSSERAAHRMCDLLKSLSDAVIITPEQMSQGFRRVYDALPDISLDVPSAYTLMERFAQMCHRDGVISTALFREMPQRGRKRFVSEGDGGKIKETV, from the exons ATGGCTGTGCAAGCACAATTCCAAAATGGCGAAGTGGAGGCCATGCAGATGAACGGGGTAATTGTAGAAGATATTGAGCTGGATGAAGAAGTTGACAACTCTCAACAAGTTGTTGCAACTGCCAGGAAAGTTAAACGCATTCATCGCTCTAGTTCTGGATCGGAGTCATCGAACTCTAACCACGCAGTAGAAAAAAATCTGTCGGGTCCTTTGCAAGTTAGAAAAAATAGCAGAAAGTCCCGAGACGGGAAAGGACGAGGCTTGCCTAAAAAAG GAGGTGCAGGGGGCAAAGGCACTTGGGGTGCCCCAGGGGATGAGTTGTTCGAGGATGGTCATTGCAGAGATGTCAAGGACCCTAACTATGACTCAGAAAGTGAA gaTGAATATGTTGTGGATGTGATAAAACCCAAAATTGGATTAGAAGAATTTACCCAAATTTTTGAACCTGTTTTGTTGGAATACTATGATACTGGTAATACGGAAGAAGTTGTT aGGACAATCAACGAATTGGACGTCAATGCGAAAGTGTCTCAGATTTTGGAAATAGCCATCAGTAAAGCTCTGGATCACAAAGCAGCTCATCGAGAAATGACATCCGTCCTGATCTCAGATTTATACGGCAAAATTCTGTCTTCCCAGGACGTAATGAGTGGATTTGATGCGATTCTGGATAACTTGGCAGAATTGACTATCGATACTCCTGAAGCACCATCA gTGATTGGGCAGTTTATTGCTAGAGCAATAGCTGATGACTGCATTGCACCCAAGTATGTGATGAAATTCAAAGGCACAGTTGATGATGAGCATAAACAGGCAGCATTAGACAAAGCAGAGCTTCTCCTCAGCAGAAAGCACGGAATTGTTCGATTGGACAACATTTGGGGCACCGGTGGGGGAATTAGACCAGTTAAATACCTTGTAAAACag ATGGTATTGCTGTTGAAGGAGTTCCTATCCTCAGGTGACGTTGCGGAGGCCACCAGGTGTTTACAGGAGCTAGAAGTCCCACACTTTCATCATGAACTGGTTTATGAG GCAACAGTGATGGTACTGGAAGACTCTTCTGAAAGGGCAGCTCACAGAATGTGTGATTTACTGAAATCTCTCAGCGATGCAGTGATTATCACACCAGAACAAATGTCTCAG GGATTTAGAAGAGTGTATGATGCCTTACCAGACATAAGTCTAGACGTTCCTTCTGCTTACACTCTGATGGAGCGGTTTGCGCAAATGTGTCACAGAGATGGTGTTATTTCCACAGCCCTGTTCAGAGAAATGCCTCAAAG AGGAAGGAAGAGATTTGTGTCTGAGGGAGATGGTGGAAAAATCAAGGAAACTGTGTAA